A region of the Vanrija pseudolonga chromosome 2, complete sequence genome:
cgcttcCGTTCACAGGGCAAGGGAGAACagggggcgacgacgacgtgacaGACTTGGCGAACAGCTCGGCCGCAGACGGAGGCTTAACTgcgggcggtgccggcgccgggcggcgaACTGGAACTGGCAGGTCCGAAGGAGGAGCAGGGAACGCCGACATTGATGGCGCCGTAGTAGGAGGCATAGGGAACGACGGGAGGTCGGTCGGCGGGGCAGGGAACGAGGGCAGGTCGGAAGGAGGTGCGGGGAACGCAAAGCCGCCTGACAGCGACAGGCCCGAAAGAGCCAGGCCGGCTGCCGAGCCAAGGCTGTCTGGCTCGTCGTTCGACGAGTCGGTGACAAGAAGAGTCGACTCGGAGAATGACTTGCGGTGCTGGATAGCTCCAAGCGACGCATTGGTGGTGATCTCCTCGGCCGACTGGGCGCGATTGAGGGCGGTGTCACCCGACTTGGTCTCCGGCTGGACTCCAGTCTTGCGACTGCCGTTCTTGTCACGGGCCTCTGCGGCAgagcgggcgtgggcgctgAGCTTCAAGGCGAGATCCTCTGCGGTCAACGACTGATTTTCGTAGGCCGAGCGGATCGCCGGGCCGTAtcccagctcctcggcgttgaTCAAGATGGCAGTCTTCTTGACGTGCCTGATCCACTCGGTCAACTCGCGGCTGTCCTTCATCTCCAGCAGCCACTCGTCGCCAGCCTTTGTACGGTCCTCATCTCCGAACACGATGCGGAGGACGCTGGCGCGACCATCGGCATCCATGTAGTCTTCAGCGATCGACGCAGTCGACATCCGACAGAGCGCACGACGttcaacctcgacgcgtGGCGCAGTCGGGTCGTACGTGCCCGTGATGCTCCGGGTGCGACGCAAGCTGGGCGATGCTGTTGCGGGCTGAGTCTGGCGCAGCGTAGAAAAGACGTGGACGTGGGCAACggtgcgctcgtcgtcatcggtAGGCTGGCCCGAGACGCTGACCTTGAACGACGTGAACACCAAGGTGCAAGGCGTCCAGCGGACGCCAGAGGCATTGCGGATGCTGCGGTCTCCCCGAGCCGAGAGTATTGACGTCGGTGGCCGCTTGGCACCCTGGACGCTGAGCACGGTGATaggctcgagcgcgccaacACTGGCGGGGAAGGTCGGCAGGATGGCGCTGCTGATGTCTGTGGGCGCCCACGCGGCGACTACCGGTGAGGGAGTAGGTGCCTGCTTGGGTGCCACTgtggccttctccttctcgggGAAAATGTCCCTGACCGAGGGAGGCATCGGCTGCTTGACATCGTAGTCGTAGTGGTGGTGCTTGGCGTCAAACGGCGACAAGTTGAGGTGTGGGGCCATCATCGACGCGGGTGAGTTGACGACGGGTGTGTAGGCAACGGATGACGAGATGGAAGGGCGGGAAGCTAACGCGTGGTTAGCACCAGGGCGTAAGAGCTTGCGTAACGCCGGGGTATTTTGCCCACCTGGCCTTAGCTACTTACAAGTGTTCGAGTTCATCTTggacagcgacagcgacgaggctTGGCTCTGCGAGTCGGTAACAAAGGACAttttgctgctgctctggtCGTCGCGCCATTTGCGGAGGCCCTTGACCTTGAAGGCGCCCATGAGCGACCCGCGCTTGGTGCCAGAACGGTCTCCAAACATGTCTGATGGGAGATCGAGTGTCGACCCAGATGGGActggagggagaggaggaaggagatgAGTGCTCGAGGCAAGAGATGTTTGAGAGTCTTTGCGCGCACGGACAGAGTCCTTGCCAGACTTGAAGCTCCGCGTCGGCTTGGTCGCCTTTGTGCGCAACTTGTGCACACTGGAACCTGAGGATGATGCCGGTGGCGGTAGGGTGCTGCCGCGCGAGGAGACGGGAGTCAGcccgggggcggcgacgcctGGCACGTCAATCTCCCCGATGGTCTCCATCAAGTCTTCGTCCGAGCCAAATGAAAGCTCGTCTTCGAGACCAAGAGACTGAACGTCGGCAGCGCTTCGACGCAAGCTGGGTCGGAGACTGGCGGGCATCGTATGGGTGGTTTAGTCGGTTTGGGGGTAAAGTTGGCGATGACAATGCTGGTGACTTTGTCAGTGCCTGGGCATgaggtgggcgcggcgggagACGGAGTTGTGGCAGGGGACCGGGTTGGGGGGGAAGTGGTGTGGAGGAGCAAGAATGATATGGGGAAGAGTGAAGAAGTGAGTatcgagctcgcgcacgaTGCTTTCAACAAGAAGGCGACGCGCTTGTCGCACCTCAAAGGAACGACGCGCGAGATCTTCTTTAGTCGTCGGGTGGTGAGCAGCATGCCGTGTTCGCCCCCTACGCTACCGACTGCCgcgcgccaacctcggcctctgacggtgctgccgccgccgccgctgccgcgctgcgccgaaATGAATTGATTTCAACTCAGGTGCACCAATTGGGCTTTGCGGggggtgcagcagcagcagaggccTGTCTAAAAGAACGCGGGTAGGTAGATCGAGATTATCAGCCAGTCCATGCCAGCAGCGCATGCAGCGGTGCCGAGGATGCACGCGTGGACGGGTTTCGGTGGTGGTATGGTAACTAAGGGTTCGGGGAAGGGAGGCGGCTCCCGAGACGAACGACGCACCTCTAGTGGTAGGGACCGGCTCGTGGTTTCCAAGTAGTACAACTATGCGAATGACGAGGGAGGCGTCAGACGGGGATGGCAGTCAAGTCCTGGGCTTCGGTCGGTAGTCTAGTACGGCGGTTTAAAAAACTTGGGGGCCGTGGACTTGGTTGttctggctggctggttgaTGCGAGGGGTGGGCGACAAGGAGTGAGACAGGCCGGGTGGGGAGGTCCCGCGTCGAGCCGTGTAAGCCTGTGGCGTTGTAGTAGCGTGGGTCGGGATGGCGAGGGAGGCGGCAGCCGGTGGCAGGCGGGGTAAAGAATAATAAGACTGACGATGGAGAGAGGAGTTGGTGAGATGGATGTTGTGATGGAGCGatggagacgacgacggcggatGCCTGGTaactgttgctgctgctgcctgtgcTCAAACGGCCTGTGAGGATCGGCGACAACAGTGCAACAATGCATCTTCAGTGCGTGGGCCGCCGTTCGGCCGTCCCTGGTAACAGCCCTGGCAAAAAGCCTACTGCCCCTCTCTCCTTGCTCCTTTGTCCCCCCGGCCTCTGTTTAAGCCTGCTCTCCAACATGTTCCCCCTGCTACGAAACCTTTTTTTCTTTCTTGTTACACAACCAGACCACATGGCGACATAAAAAAGTACACGGCTTGTGAGCTTGAGCCAGTAGGCTGTTGCTGGTTGTGCCTGTTTGTGTCGTCGTCCCTCTCTACGAACCTGGTCTTGGTCCCTGGCAGAACTTGtcttcgccgtcgtccgccatcagccgtcgtcgggcagtGCGGGCGGGCCTCGTGCGTGCCCCGGGCCGAAGCGAAGCTGGACAAGGCCTGTTTCCGCCCTGGCCAAGGCACAGTGCATCCTTTGCTCCGGGCCAGACGCCGCGGCAACGACGGGGCTAACAGCGTCACTCTGACTCATGAGGTACATgccgggggtgggggcaTGAGTGCAGAGCCGACGAGCAGAGAGGTCACAGTGGATCTCGCGCATTGAAGCAACAGAACTGCATTGAGAGCATTCAGTGACTCCTTTCTTCCCTCTTTGACAACGCACGACGCGTGGACCCCTCTGCTTGTTCGATCGTCTGCCGTATGACGCGACTTGCCCGTTGATGCATACCTCTCTGCCGTCCCCCACAAGCGCCCACCCCATAcctcccctcctcgtcgtcgtctcggtcGAACGGCATCTTCGCCTACCGCTGCCATGTAGCCTTCAGGAACGGGACCAGCGCCACTGCGGAGATTTTCTCAGTCACCAAGCTTTGGCTCTGGACGTAACTAGtccggtggtggtgacaaCGGCGCGCCCGACAATGCCACGCTACGGCCAATGCTTGATGTGCAGCACACTGAAGGCAAGGGAGGGAGGTGCTAGTTTATGTTCGTTGTGCGGTGTGTGCCCAGGCCAGGctggccagccagcctggaGCAGAACAGTGCCTGGAGGGTCATCCTCGACAAGGATACCATTCTATTTCGAGGGTCAGGCAGTGTCAGAGCACAGTCAAACCCCGTTGtcctgtcgtcgtcgagcacacGGCCACGGTCCAAGCCCGAGATCTTTGGACACTGGCAGACCTGATTGATCCACTTGAAACAACGCGTCGCACCAGCAGTCGCCTGCCTCGCAGCAAGCTAGGTAGCAGCGTGGCGCGCTACCAAGCGACGATGCCCTACCGCAGCGCGGGGGATCACCGCAAGGATGAGCTGCGCAACCTGCAGTCTCCTACAATCAGGCAGTGCACTCACCTCGAGCCCTAGTGTTCTCTCTGTTCTGTGCGGGCCTGAACGTGGCGTCTGTGCCTCTCTGCCTGTTCGGCTCGGTCGGTCGCATGCACACACACCAGCATTCTGGGGCACTGGACAACAACCGCGACGCTTCTCTCGTCATGGGCTACAATGCGCCGGCCAAACCTTGTCCCATTACGTGTCAGCTTCCGGGATGTCACCTGGAAgcgggcaggcagcgcaCCAGCGGGTGCCCCGTCCAAATGGACGGGTTGGCTACGTTATTGCGTCACCTCGTCTCCCTGCCATGTCGTTAGACAGGGAATGCCTGCAGCCACGGCCCGCGTCGTTAATTCCGACCCGCGGCGCAcccgcgctggcggccggcgctggctggctggttaTACTGCTGAACTGAAAGAAATATAGACTGAAACGTTGGCACGCTGGGTTGATTACTTGGTTTACATATCGATCAGGGAGACGACCCTCTCTAGTGTTTGTGTACAATGCACAATGCACGCCTACCACCCAATGCGCACCACGGcccggccgacgccgcgcacccAGTCGTGCACGCGCGTCGTCCAGCCACCGAGCTCCTCAACCCGCGCCACAAAGCTGTCCagtccgccgccgacgccaaagTAGAGCacctgggtgtgtgagcagTCTTGTCGCAAGCTTCTACCCACCTTGGCAGCAACTAGGATCACAGGGTCAGAGACCACGAGCGGCTCCTTGCTCCagtcgccgacgctgagGGCCTCGAGCGAGTCCTCGAGTGCCACTGGCTTGGCCTTTGCCGCACCAGGTGCCACAGATCCGCGGAGGACGTCGATAAGCGGGCCGACGCTCTCCTCGGCATAAATTGTCTCGGCAGTAAGCACAAGGTTGTACTTGGCCTCGCCGGCCAAGTCGACCGCCATGCCCGACCAGTCGCCGTACGTGAACACAAGGTCGATaccgcgctcctcgagcagggcggTGAACGCCTCGACCAGTGCGGGGGTCACGTCTAGTGTGCCGGCGCGGGTGGGGTCGAAcggccggcgtggcgcctcgtcatcgtcatcatcctcctcgtcctcgtcggcagcagtctcggccgccgcacgcgccgaggcgggcagcgacggcagtgcggcgagcacgaggttGGGCAGCGTGACAAGCGAGAGCACGGGCAGGTTGTAGTCCTGCAGGTGGAGCGTGGTGCGCGTGGTGCTGGcctcgggcgaggcgaggagcgagcgcagcAAGTAGGCGGATGGGAGGCCCGTGCCAcagccgacctcgagcacaCGCGCCCCGCGCACCCACCTGCCcacgtcggcctcctcgctcccggccgcggccttgcccttgccggAGCGCCCGCTGCCCACTCCCCGCGCgatgacctcgacgaggtccacgccgccctcccagCTCTTCAGGCCGCCCTCGTACGTGCCGGGGATGaggtcggtgtcggcgtcgacatacgcctcggacgcggcctcgccctgcgcgagctggaaGCGCGCGTCGTACAGGTCGCGACGGAGGAGCGGGGCGCCGCCCAGCGGGTGCGCGAGGGGCGAGTAGGAGAAGTTTTCTGGGAGCGTTGCGAGCTGTGTGTGTTAGAACTGTGCAGGAATGAGGTACACACCAGGTCGGTGAGCGAGATGCGCTTGCTTGGCTGTGGAGGtgcgcgcggggtcgaggaggaggctgccgagaCAGACttgtcggcgctgggcgcgacgacaaccgtgtcgtcctcgtcgtcctggcGGGTCAGGTTTGCTCGCGCTGCACACCCACAATGTTGAAGGAGAACTTGAACATGTTTGCGAGCTCTGCAGTGCAATGTTGACAAGCTGCTCTGTGCCCATCTCTTAACTTTTGTCCATCCTCTgatccacctccacctcgtcatGACGGCCGTCTGAATATTTTCCTCCACCTTTTCGGCATTGATCCCGAGATTTCAACATCAGCTGGGTGGCCAACCGGCCACTATCAACGTTACGACGACCACATCAacgccaacaacaacagcatgGGGCACAAGCGTGGGTGGAATCTCCAGCGGCTTCGCTGACGAGCAACAGGCGCGAAGAAATCCGTGCGCGATGCCGACCGCGCGGCCAAGTGGGTCACTGGGTCATCGCACGCTACTAACCCTCAACAGAGGCTTCAACCATGCGCCGTCCGCCTCGACAcgcgacgacacgcccaAGGGCGCGATGCGCATCTTCAACGCGGCCAAGGTCCAGGCTGCTttccgcgcgcgcggtggcaCGAACAGCGAGGACacgggcgagcgcgggccgaagcgcaagcgcgacgccggcggcaacgacgagccagcagcacccaagcccaaggcgaagaaggccgacCTGCCCAAGatcggcgagcacgagtcGCTGGGCGAGTACAACCGCCGCGTGGAGGCTACCTTGCGTGGCGGGGTGAGCTCGGCCATCAAGGCGGCCGCATCGGCCAAGGGGCAGGCGGTGCGCGACTTCAAGGCTGCGAAGaaggcgcgcaaggaggCCGCGCAGGGCAAGACGGCCCACGAGGATGAAGAGCAAGAGCTCAAGCCCAACCGCCCGGCAAAGGAGTTTGAGGAGGCACCGCAGCGCAAGCGGCTCAacgacgtcgcgcaggcgccgcccgcgctccCGCGCATGCGGGCAGCCGTCAaggctggcgctggtgccgggggctcggcgtgggccgcggctggcggcagccgcacgccgctcaaCGCCGGCCAGAAGCGTCTTATGGaggtcgagcgtgagcgtgtcATTGCGCAGTATCGCGAGATTaaggcgcgcaaggaggCGGATAAGGAGGCGGAGCgtgcggccgcggcggcgccaaagAAGGGCGGTAAGAGCAAGTAGACTGTTGTATCATAGCACACGTTGGCAGCATTCAGCATTGTGGGAGTCGAGTTGCGCACATGGGACATCACGACAGCATCGCACATCATGTCAGTGACGCATATTGTGTCAGCCACGGCCACGGACGTTCACCTCCCACCCAGCCCTCAACCTCcaccctcgcctcgcccgccgcgactcCCTCTGTTGCAAAGCTTCATGTTGTACTGTGTACAATGCGCTTGATCTCCGGCGCCTATGTgctgtcggcgccgtccaTATCTCCCTGCATCTaaccgacgacggcaagctTGCCGTACTTagtcgagctggtcggcagcgacctcgtccttcttctcggcctcgtcaaaGTTCTCCACCAGGTCGgggatctcgtcgtcgtcaccggcgacctcaccctccttcttctcgccaGAGGCAGCAGCCTGGCGGGCGGTAAGGGTCTGGTAAGACTCGGCCAGGCGACggaggttggcgagcgagtcggggCCAAGCTGGTTGAGGATACCGGGGACGAGCTCGGTAAGCTCCTTGGTCTGGCCCTGGCCGTAGATGGCGAGGGTGTTGGAGGGGAGGGCAGCGTGGACAGCGACTGGCCGTCGTTAGCATCTGTGTTCGAAGACAAgtctccaccaccacactcacccttGGGGGCAGCGAAGTGAAGCACGTTGCCGTCCTCCTTGAACATGTTGACCTCCTCAACACCGGTGATGGGCTGGACACCAAGCTTCTTGAGAGCAGCCTGGAGCTTGCGGTCGTCACCCTGCGAGGCAGTCACCGACTTCTTGACGACCTTGCGGCGGGGGGTACCCTTGCCACCTGTGTGTGGGCAATGTGCAGCAGATGGGAACAAGTACGAGCCAGGGTCGAAATGGTCGAAATGACGAAAGGGACAAGAGCACGTCAGCGACTGATACACGACGTTGGACGCCTCTTTCGCGGTGAACAACAGCATCGGCTGGATGGAGGCTTGCGCGCATcacgcctcgccctcgtcgcacCAAACTGGTGACAGTCGACTTTTTGGTCGTGTGCACAGGCCAGAGATCTCAGGCAATCCACCATCCGCCGGCTTGTCTTTCCTGCCTCCTTTTGTCTTCCCTCTGCTCCTCTCGACACCGGCAGCACCGCCAGTACTCTCAAGTGATCTGTACGCACCGATGCGGACCTGAGCCTGGAGCTTGGCGATCTTCTCCTTGTCCATGTTGATGTTGAGGACTGCTGGGCGAAAGTTGGGGCGCCGGTGGAGGTGTGTAGCGTTTTGTGACAATGGCAAGCGAGCACAGCCAGTGATGGGAAATGGTCCGCAATACGGGGATCGGCGTGTGCGAGCGTTGGTGAGCGAGTTGCAAGTGCAGTCGCAAGTGATGATGAATGGAATGTGGGAGTGGAAAAGAAACCGGTCGAAGGGGGGGGTAACGAAGTAGCCGATGTCGATGGTGAGCAAAAGGGGAAGAGCAGGTCAGCGACTGTTGCCAGGTTGGGGTAGGGGGCTTTGCGCAGTGTGCTGGGGACTGCGTGTCCAAGTGATGGCACGCACCTGAAGGCCGGTTTTGATGAGTAGAAGGTGGGGATAAGATAACACGAGGCTGGGCTGGGATGTCGAGgttgtcggtggtggtggtgagccGGCCAGAGTGCGTGCTGGCTGGCAtccactggctggctggcaggtTGGCAGGcagggtgctgctgctgcatgctggctggctgggtgggccTGGCTGGGTGACGGCTCCTCCTGGCTGACATTGCTGCAGTGTGGCCCGAAGGTGTGGAGTCTCGCCTGGGTGAAGCGGGATCAAAACTCCACAGTGGGACCGGCGAAATAGGACCGGCTGTCGTTGTGGCACTTGTCCACGCGAGTGCTTTTACATCCGTTCGTCATCGCCCATCCGCCAGTCCCTACTGATTACTCGCGCCGGTCCCATCAGACAAGTCGTCGCGCAGGCTAGGACCAAAACATTGCCGCATAGACACCACACACTCTGCCCACTCTTGTTATCCCTCCGACGGCTATCCGCCTCCTTCTTCCCCACATCTCTCCTCTCCACCAGCGAGCAGCGGTCGGCTCGCGCAGCTAAACATGTTTGCGCACGCCCCAGCACCACATctcgcgcgcccgccagcgacggtgcgccgcgccgcccaagcaGGCCGCGACAAGGAGAACGCCGGCGTCAACCTGCCCGCCAAGACGCccatgcgcgcgccgcttggcggcggaggcgcgcCCTTCAAGCCCGGCACTGCTGGCCCGAGCCgcatcctcggcggcaagacTGTCGAGCGCAACGTCCTCGCACCAaagggcagcggcagcgctcCTATCGAGGAGATAGGTGAGTGGAATCGCGATGACAGTGAACTGACGGGCTCTAGAACCCAAGCGTCTCTTCCAGGTGACCAAGACACCCGGCCCCGCACCCCAGCCTCAGCGTTCCCATCGAACCCCTGCACCTCAGCGCCAGAACACGCTCCGCACGccagcgcccgcccgcgccgagccgatcgGCCCATCCCCTGTTCCTTTGCCATCGGCGCAgcgtacgcgccgccgctcgcgctcgcgcctgTCACTCCAGTCGGCTGGTGGCGGCACCCCCGACATGTCGTTTAACAAGACGCACCAGTGGGACCAGGAGGTCTCGCTCGACAGTatcctcgaggccgacgtcgagggcgcccAGTTAGCCGAGATCCTTGAGTACTATGGCGAAGACGAGTACGCGATGCCCACTGCCAAGGACATGCCCTTTGTGCCCGAGTGGGCAGACAGCATCCCAGACCCCGTCGCGTCGATGAAGACACTCGGGGCAATGCGGCCAATGTTctacgcgccgctgccgagcccaCCGCCAGATCTTGAGGACGTTGAGTTTATGCacgtcaagctcgtcgacgacgacgagctcgaggacgacctctTCCGCcagcccaaggccgcgccgAAGCAGTCGACGCGGCCCGTAGCCGGGCGTGGGCCGAGCACCGCGCGTGGTGCTGCTGTGCCCTCGATCCGTACGACGCGCCCagcgtccgccgccgctccccgTTTTGGCAGTGCCACCGTGACGCCTTCGCTGAGGACCACGCGCccggcgtcggtcgcgaccACGGCTACCTCGACCACCCGTCCTCTAGTTGCGCGtccggcctcgacggcctcgagccgcCCAACCACATCCTCGGGCCGTTCTGCTTCCATCAGCATCCCCGTCACCCGCCCACTGGTCATTGCGCCGCGTACTGGACGCCCGGCCACGACGTTACGCCCACTggcgacggcctcctcggcgcggcaggcGACGCTCGCCCCTCCGGCTacatctcgctcgccgtcgaacCCGTCGTCTCCAGCGTCGGACGCGTTCGCGTTCGACTCGGCCGCGTTCGACtttgacctcgacctcgactttgAGGCGCTCACGCCTGACCTGACCCCCGACCCGTCCCCCAAGCGTGCCGACTCGGCGACGCTCCCCATTTTCCGCAACGAGCCGTCCGAGACGCCCACCATTGACGCcatgctcgccgagctcgccgttgCCAACTTTAtggctgccggcggcgtgtccaactttgaggccgagggcctTGCTCCGCTGTCCAACACGCCCGGCGCGGAAAACCACTTTGACCACGTTAGAAACGTGTACGGCGTGGCtgccctcgaggcggcccACATTGCCGCCAacaagcgcgacgagcgtcGCTAGCCGCCACAGTACTGTCACGCAGGTCTCTTGTCCCGACTCACGAACTTTTTCCTCCTCGAACATTGGTTCCTGTAACCAACTTGTATTTTACGAACGACGCTTACGTCCAAACAAAACGTTACCTGTATTACCCCGTTGTACCAGTTCTTTGTCGAAGCGCCAGGCGCTAGCCATGCATGATGTGCTGATGCGGGTGCAGTGGGTgtggcgcaggcgcaggtgCAGTCGGTGCTCACATCGTTTCGTGATTGTGTCTGCAATTCGTGAGGCCTCCCACAACTGCCCACGACAGGATAGAAGCCATGCATGATGTCGCGGATGACCTGGCCCCATGACCAATTGCGAGGATAtactgctgctactgctgtCTTCATTTGTCACTTCTCTCCGCCCCACTCCTAGAAAATCGGCGCGCTCGTAGGCGCCGCGGGCTGCGTCGTCTTGTAGATGCTCGGCTTGGGTTTTggggtcgcggcggccgcggcgtcacCGGCGGGCTTGCCGttgcccttgtcgtccttgcgggggcggggctgTCCGTCCTTGGCCTGGCCGTTGGTGCGGGGCTCTGAGGAGTCAGTCAAGTCGCATAAAATCAAACTCACGGCCACCATGCGCGCCGccacgtccaccaccacgcgcaccgcgcgctgCACCGCCACGTCCGCGAGGCGTCGACACGCTGCGACGGACCGTCTCGAAGCCATCGCTGTCAACCGCCTGgtcggccgcctgcgcctgctccttgggctggcggggtctgcccttgccctgcgcgcgctccttgcgGGGCTGAGAGCCTTCGCCATCCTTGTTGCCGGCCGCCTTGTCGCCCTTGTccgccttctcgcccttgtccGCCTTGTCACCCTTCTCTCtcttcttgccgtcgccgttctGCTGCTTGTTGCGCTGCTGCGAGGGCTTGCGGTTCtgctgcttcttcttctcgccgtTGGGCGCTGGAGACGAGGTGCCCGACGTGCCAGCGGCGACAGCCTCGGTCACCACCACGGTCTCAATTTGCTGGGTGATAACCGCGACAccatcggcgccggcaaacgcggcgcgcagctgctcggcagcgtcgtggtcgtcagTCGTCTCGTCTTCGGCGGTCCAGTCGAGAGGCGTGAAGGGAGTCGAGGTCGCGGTAGGGGTCGTCGCGAGCGACTCAGCTGGCTCGTCCATCTCCTCACGCTCGATGGGCTCAACCACCTCGTACTCGACGTGCACGGCCTGCTCGGTgaccacctcgagctcgtcttcCTGCAAGAAGTTGAGAGCAGCGCCGCGGGAGAAGTTGGCAAGGTGCGGGGCGACAACGGCCGGCTCGTCAAAGTCAAAGGTGCGAGTGTGGACCTGCGGGGTGCGGTGGGGGTCAAACTCGACATCGTCGGAGAGGATCTCGGAGGCAAAGTCGCGagtcgactcggcggcctcgacggcggtgctGCCGACCTCGGTGGGGTCGGCCGGCTCGCCCGGCTCTCCGAGAAGCACGAGAAGGCTGCGAACGCGGTCATCTGGAACGTGATTAGCGGGGCGACAGACTCGCACCGACGCaccttcgtcgtcgtcgaggcctgTGCGGGGGGCAACGAGGCCGGAGAGCACGTCGTGGCCCGCCTCACCGCCGGCCAGGAGGTCGTCGTACATGCGGCCGACACGGAGGATGTCGGTCGCGAGAACCTGGTCCTGGAGCGCGTACGGCAGGGTGAGGGGCGCAAACGTGAGGTTTGTGTGGTCGTTTGGCCTGGCCGGGTGGAGGAGCGAGTGGAGCTTGAGGAAAGCGGCGACCTGGGAGGCGATCGACAGCGTGTGGTCGCGGACGCGGGCGGTGACACGGTCCTCCAGGTCACGCTctgccgcctcgcgcacctcgcgcgtcttggcggccgcgacgagctcggcgtcctccacCTGGCGGgagagctcctcgagctcgcggctggccgcctcgagctgtggcagcgcagcgaggcccGCGACCTGATCAGCGTTGAGGGTCTCGGCCGGCTTGTCGGCGTAGCCACGGAAGCGGAGCTAGGATGGTCAGGAAGCACAGGGCAGGCGTGTACGCACAATCTTCTTGTTGAGCGGCTTGAGGCGCCTGGAaatgagctcctcgacggggCCGCGCTCCTTTGTCGGGGCGCTGGTGGCTTCGGGCGACGACATGTTGCGAGCGGTTATGAGCTAGCTATGtcgcggaggaggggggagAAAGGTAGAGTTGTGGATAGATGTCGAGGCTGGATGGGATTGAGATGTTGTTGGGTGGCTTGGAGTGGATCTGGGTGGATCGTGACGAGCAGcagggcaaggaggtcgcttgactcgtcggcggcgtcctgcCAACAGAGTCATTCTGGTTAAATTGGagccccgcgacgacgaacTCACTCAGCGAACATTCCAGTCACGTGCGGGTCAGCTGTGTccctcgctggctggctctggctctgggCTAAACCCAAGAGGAACCCGCCGTCATCGTCATGCAcatcacccactcactcactcacacgACACCATGTCCTTCCAGCTCCCAGCAGGCAtgcgcccagcccagcccccgtccggcgcgcagggcggcaacggcggtaACGGCAACaacggaggcggcggcgacgacgaggagcgccgcgcccgcgccgcccagcaggAGGAGATGAAGCGCAGCATGATCCAGGCCATGCTCGAGCCggccgcccgcgagcgccgtgagTGGCCACCTAGTGTACTGGTAGTACCGGCCTGCTAACACCGCCCCAGTCTCCCGGATAGCCCTCACCCgcccccagctcgccgcgcaggtcgaggcgctcctcgtgCGCATGGGCCAGCAGGGGCAGATCCGCGGCCAGG
Encoded here:
- the EGD1 gene encoding Nascent polypeptide-associated complex subunit beta yields the protein MDKEKIAKLQAQVRIGGKGTPRRKVVKKSVTASQGDDRKLQAALKKLGVQPITGVEEVNMFKEDGNVLHFAAPKVAVHAALPSNTLAIYGQGQTKELTELVPGILNQLGPDSLANLRRLAESYQTLTARQAAASGEKKEGEVAGDDDEIPDLVENFDEAEKKDEVAADQLD
- the HPM1 gene encoding Histidine protein methyltransferase 1, giving the protein MFKFSFNIDDEDDTVVVAPSADKSVSAASSSTPRAPPQPSKRISLTDLLATLPENFSYSPLAHPLGGAPLLRRDLYDARFQLAQGEAASEAYVDADTDLIPGTYEGGLKSWEGGVDLVEVIARGVGSGRSGKGKAAAGSEEADVGRWVRGARVLEVGCGTGLPSAYLLRSLLASPEASTTRTTLHLQDYNLPVLSLVTLPNLVLAALPSLPASARAAAETAADEDEEDDDDDEAPRRPFDPTRAGTLDVTPALVEAFTALLEERGIDLVFTYGDWSGMAVDLAGEAKYNLVLTAETIYAEESVGPLIDVLRGSVAPGAAKAKPVALEDSLEALSVGDWSKEPLVVSDPVILVAAKVLYFGVGGGLDSFVARVEELGGWTTRVHDWVRGVGRAVVRIGW
- the D2005.3 gene encoding putative protein encodes the protein MSFQLPAGMRPAQPPSGAQGGNGGNGNNGGGGDDEERRARAAQQEEMKRSMIQAMLEPAARERLSRIALTRPQLAAQVEALLVRMGQQGQIRGQVSDDALKGLLEQVSNQAAPKPQAPQQTSARSRTLGSGITIQRKRDDSDSDEYDL